Proteins found in one Balneola sp. genomic segment:
- a CDS encoding thioredoxin domain-containing protein, whose product MPNKLKNEKSPYLKQHADNPVDWYPWGDEAFQKAKAENKPIFLSIGYATCHWCHVMAHESFEDPEIAELMNDAFINVKVDR is encoded by the coding sequence ATGCCGAATAAACTCAAAAACGAGAAAAGTCCCTATCTAAAACAACATGCCGATAATCCTGTGGATTGGTATCCCTGGGGTGATGAAGCCTTTCAAAAAGCAAAAGCTGAGAACAAACCTATATTCCTCTCTATTGGTTATGCCACCTGCCACTGGTGTCATGTAATGGCTCATGAAAGCTTTGAAGATCCTGAAATTGCTGAGCTCATGAACGATGCTTTCATTAATGTGAAAGTAGATCG
- a CDS encoding methylglyoxal synthase translates to MKPKKNIALIAHDHRKADLLDWAEYNSEHLSEHNLFGTGTTGSLVSEKLKLPVFTFKSGPLGGDLQIGTAIVQNEINVMIFFWDPLQAQPHDVDVKALQRISIVYNIPMACNRSSADFLITSPIMKTKYDRFIVDYSQRFKKDFDAE, encoded by the coding sequence ATGAAACCCAAGAAAAACATTGCGCTGATCGCTCATGATCACCGTAAAGCTGATTTACTTGATTGGGCGGAATACAACAGCGAACATCTTTCCGAACACAACCTGTTTGGTACCGGTACAACCGGCTCTTTGGTTTCAGAAAAATTAAAACTTCCGGTATTTACGTTTAAGAGCGGGCCGCTAGGTGGTGACCTTCAAATCGGTACCGCCATTGTGCAAAATGAAATTAACGTGATGATCTTTTTCTGGGATCCGCTACAAGCCCAGCCTCATGATGTAGATGTGAAGGCTCTGCAGCGTATTAGTATCGTCTATAATATTCCAATGGCCTGCAACCGTTCCTCTGCCGACTTCCTCATCACCTCCCCTATTATGAAGACTAAATACGATCGCTTTATTGTGGATTACAGTCAGCGATTTAAAAAAGATTTCGATGCCGAATAA